ATGGCCAACCCCGCATTCACCGCGCCCCCCGGCGAGTTGATATAAAGATGTATGTCCTTGTCGGGATTCTCGGATTCGAGAAACAGCAATTGCGCCACCACCAGATTCGCCATGTGATCTTCGACGGGGCCGACAAGAAACACCACGCGTTCTTTGAGCATCCGCGAGTAAATATCGTACGCGCGCTCGCCACGACCCGTGGTCTCGATGACCATGGGGACCAGGCCCAAGGCCAAGGGATTTAGCGCACCACCAAGCTGTCCGGTATCTTTCATTATCTAGTTCCTTCCATTGTCAGCATTCTTTAGAGTATATGACCGATCTATTGAACAAGGGTCTCAATCTTCAATAGCTCCTGAAAACTCACTGGCTTTTCACTGATTTGTGCAGAAACAAGGAGGTCTTCAACCACCTTCTCCTCCATGACCAGGCCTTCGATTTCACTCAGTCTTTCCGGTTTTTCATAATGCCACTGAATGAACTCTTGGGGAGACTCATAATCAGCCGCCATTTCCTCAAGCCGCGCGCGCACTCTCGCCGGATCGGGAACAAGCCCGCGGTTGCGAATGAATTCACTCAGGATAAGCCCCAGTGCCACGCGGCTGCGAGCCCGCTTTTCATAGGCAGTCTCATCCCCTGCATTCAATCCGTTCGACACATCACTGGTCTTCAGGCGCTGAATCTCGGCATCGAGCAGGCTACGGGGCACTTCTACCGGATTCGCGTCCAGCAGCGACTTGAGCGCCCGTGCCCTCACGATGGCGCGGGAACGACCATTCGCTTCACGTTCGAGATTGGATTTCACGTCGGATCTTAACGTATCAATACTTGAGTCTTTTACGCCCAGATCCCGGGCAAGTGCCTCATTCAGCTCCGGCAACACCGCCTCGGTGACAGCGCTGATCTTCACGTCGAAATCTGCTGTTTTACCTGCCAGCGGGGAATGTCTGTAGTCCGATGGAAACTTGACCGAGATATGGCGCGTGTCACTCATTTTGGCGCCAACCAGGCCCTGCTCCATGTCCTCAAGCAGCGTTCCGCTGCCGAGCACCACCTGAAAGACATTGGCCTTGCCGCCATCAAAATCCTTGCCGTCGATACGACCGACGAAATCAATGGTGAGCCGATCGCCCAGATTGGCCGCGCGCTCAACCGGCTTCCAGTCGGCGCGCTGTTTACGAATGGTCTCCAGCGTGCGGCTCACGTCGTCTTCGCCCACCGTTACCACTGGACGTTCGATACGCACTCCCGTCAGGTCGAGGCGCTTTACCTCCGGGAAAATTTCAAATTCCACGGTGTACTCAAGCTGCTCGCCCCGTACGAACGGCTTACGTTGCAGCTTCGGATCTCCGGCTGGGCGCAACCCCTGGCTCCCAATGGCCTCGTATAACGTGGTTTGAACCAGTTCTCCGGCCACTTCGTCTATCAATCTCCCGCCATATTGAGCCTCGACCATTTTGAGAGGCACTTTGCCTGGGCGAAAGCCGGGTATCTTCACCTGCTTTGACAAGCGCTGAAGCCTGGCATTGAATTCTTTCTCTACCTGATCCGCCGGCACGGCGACTTTCAAACGCCTCCCGAGCG
The sequence above is a segment of the Sulfuricaulis sp. genome. Coding sequences within it:
- the tig gene encoding trigger factor, whose product is MQVSVETIGTLGRRLKVAVPADQVEKEFNARLQRLSKQVKIPGFRPGKVPLKMVEAQYGGRLIDEVAGELVQTTLYEAIGSQGLRPAGDPKLQRKPFVRGEQLEYTVEFEIFPEVKRLDLTGVRIERPVVTVGEDDVSRTLETIRKQRADWKPVERAANLGDRLTIDFVGRIDGKDFDGGKANVFQVVLGSGTLLEDMEQGLVGAKMSDTRHISVKFPSDYRHSPLAGKTADFDVKISAVTEAVLPELNEALARDLGVKDSSIDTLRSDVKSNLEREANGRSRAIVRARALKSLLDANPVEVPRSLLDAEIQRLKTSDVSNGLNAGDETAYEKRARSRVALGLILSEFIRNRGLVPDPARVRARLEEMAADYESPQEFIQWHYEKPERLSEIEGLVMEEKVVEDLLVSAQISEKPVSFQELLKIETLVQ